The Microcystis panniformis FACHB-1757 region CACCTCAATTAAGCCCACTTTCCCCACTATTTCCTGCGGGTTACAGGGATTAACAGAATTAATTTGAACATTGGTGGCGACGTATTCGCCGTTAATTAGGGGCAAATAGGTCTTACCGAGGGAATTTTTGACAAAAGTAAGAGCTTGACTCGCTTTATTTCGTAATTGCTCGTTGGCATAATCTGTATCGGGGGCATTAGGAAAACCGAGGATAATCGGGTTATCATTGCCTAAAACCCGGGGGGCTGCGATTAAATCTTCCACGGGACGATCCTCCAAATTTTGCCGTAGGAAGGAACTATTAGCGGTATTTTCTAATAAACGGCGGATTAGGTAGGCCATACCGGGTAAGAGTTGTCCGTAGGGGGAATAAACCCGCACCCGATGACCTCGCTTCACTAAAGCTTTGGCTAATTGGTCGCCCATGCCGTACAATACCTGCATTTCAAAGCGACGACGGGGAATTTCTAAACTTTCTGCGATCGCACAGGCCAAGGCTTGCGATCGCACGTTATGACTACCGATGGCGGCGTATAAATATTGATGATTTTCCAATAATAACCGCGTCATCCGCTCATAATTGGCATCGGTGGCTGATTTTTCGTTATATACCGGCTGTGGCCAGTGATTTTGCCTAGATTTAATCGTTTCCTGATCCCAGTAAGCACCTTTGACTAGCCGGACAGTCAGGGGATAACCGCGCTTTTTGGCCCAATTAATTAAATCTTGTAAATCTTGAGCAGAATCTCTTAAATATGCCTGTAGGGTGATGCCAATATCGGTACGACTGCGAAATTCTTCTTCTAGGAGTAATTCTTTCAGGATAGCCAGGGTGAGGTTTTTATAAACGTACTGTTCCATATCAAAATGGACTGCTACCCCTAACTCCTGAGCGCGTCGCAATAGTAGGCGAATGCGATCGCAAACTTTCTCCTTACTGCCAATGGGATCCATGGGATCAAACTGAGAATAAAAGGCAGTTAGCTTGACAGAAACCTGCACTTGTGGTAGTAAGTCGCCGTCCGCTTCATCAATTTGGCTAACTTTATTCCATTTGGTCGCTTCTTGAGCCAAATGGGTCATTAAATCCAGATAACTTTGTAGATAAACTTGGGTTTCCGCTTCAGTAATTACCGCTTCACCGAGGAGATCTATGGTAAAAGCCATTTTTTCCTTGCGCAGACGGGTGACAGTGCGAGTAATTTGCCCTAGGTCTTCCCCGGCGATATACTTACGAGCTAAAGTTTCTACGGATTTACTGATCACACTGGCGGCCGTTTGAGCCGGTAGGGAGTTAGGATCACTAAAGTTGAGGATACTTTTCAGCGCACTGGGCAGTTCTACGGAAGCATCACCGAGGTATTGTTGGAGATGATTAGCGATCTCGGCATTACTGCGTAAAGCGGGTAAACAGTCAATAAAACGGAATAATTGTACTCGTAAATTGGGGTTAGACATGGCCCAATCGAGTAATTTATCATCCCAACGCATTTGATCCTGTAAAGCAGACCAAAGACCTTTTTTTTCGCGAGTTTCGGCTAAAAGTTGTCTAGCGATCTCTTGGGTTTTGGTTTCGTAGTTTTGAGTTGAGTCGATTTGGATAACCACGGCGATTCAAGTAAAAAAATTATCAAGGGGATTCAGCTTTCAGCAAGCTAAGGTCAGCCTTCAGGCTAAAATTCAGTTTTTGAGCTTTTTTAGCTGATTGCCGCTCTTAATAGCTCTTTTCTCTGGTTTATATTCTTACCGAAGGACTAATCAAAGCTAATAGCCGATCACTTTTGCTGAACACTCTATTGTACTCGATCGAGCGGGGAAGTGGGGAGGTGGGGTGTGGGGTGTGGGGTGTGGGGTGTAGGGTGTGGGGTGTAGGGTGTGGGGTGTAGGGTGTGGGGTGTAGGGTGTGGGGTGTAGGGTGTGGGGTAGTGGGGTAGTGGGGTAGTGGGGTAGTGGGGTAGTGGGGTAGTGGGGAGAATAAATAAAAATAATCTCCTGACTACTGATTACTGATTACTGATTACTGATTACTGATACCCGATAGTCCTTGTGTATTGTCGAAGCGTTTACTTATAATAACTTTAAAAAGATTTTCGGGATCATCGGTAGCCCTATGGCAAAAATTGAAACGAGAACAGAACCCATGGTTTTAAACATGGGACCTCATCACCCGTCGATGCACGGTGTTTTGCGCTTAATCGTCACCCTCGACGGGGAAGACGTGATTGACTGTGAACCCGTGATCGGTTATCTTCATCGGGGCATGGAAAAAATTGCCGAAAATCGCACTAATGTCATGTACGTTCCCTACGTTAGTCGTTGGGATTACGCCGCAGGGATGTTTAATGAGGCGATTACGGTCAATGCTCCCGAAAAATTAGCCGATATCGCCGTTCCCAAACGAGCGCAATATATCCGGGTGATTATGTTGGAACTCAACCGCATCGCTAACCATTTACTCTGGTTAGGCCCCTTTATGGCGGATGTAGGCGCACAAACTCCCTTTTTCTACATTTTCCGGGAACGGGAGATGATTTATGACCTCTGGGAAGCTGCCACGGGAATGCGGTTAATTAATAATAATTATTTCCGCATTGGTGGCGTGGCGGTGGATTTACCCTACGGATGGGTGGATAAGTGCGTGGATTTCTGTGACTATTTTGAACCGAAAGTGGACGAATACGAGAAATTAATCACTAATAACCCGATTTTCCGCCGTCGTATTGAAGGGATAGGCTGCATTACCAGAGACGAAGCGATTAACTGGGGTTTATCCGGTCCGATGTTACGCGCTTCCGGGGTGAAATGGGATTTAAGAAAAGTTGACCATTACGAGTGTTACGACGATTTTGACTGGGAAGTGCATTGGGAAACCGCCGGCGATTGTTTTGCTCGTTATTTGGTGCGGATTCGGGAAATGCGCGAATCGGTGAAGATTATCCGGCAAGCACTGAAAGGTTTACCCGGTGGTCCCTACGAAAATCTGGAAGCAAAACGGATGGCAGAAGGGAAAAAATCAGCTTGGAATGATTTTGACTATCAATATATCGCCAAAAAAGTCGCCCCCACTTTTAAGATTCCTAAAGGTGAACATTATGTGCGCTTGGAAAGTGGTAAAGGGGAATTAGGTATCTTTATCGTCGGTAATGATGATGTTTTCCCTTGGCGTTGGAAAATTCGGGCCGCCGATTTTAATAATCTTCAAATTCTGCCCCATATCCTCAAAGGGGTAAAAGTTGCCGATATTATGGCGATTTTAGGCAGTATTGATATTATTATGGGGTCAGTTGATCGCTAAATCTCTTTCAGGGTGGGTTATCTTATTAACTCACCCTCGTTTTGGCCCAGTTTTATGTAATACTTTACAATACTAAAAAATCAACAAAACCCTTAGGGAGCGTCTCAGAAAAAATTGAAAAGAGGCTACTGGGTACATTTTTCGCTTGAAAATGTCTGTACCGTTGACTGTATCTGGAGTAGAGCGATTCCGTAGAGTTGGCTGTATAGCGATCGCTAACCAGATTGTAACAGATAGTGTCATTAATCTCTAGAGTAAGCGATTCCCTCTGTAGCCATGTTTTTGCTGGTTTTCTGCCCCGAAACAAGCTATAATGGTCGAAGGGTCAAATTTGAAAACTTTTACCTCAAACCCTATCTGCGTAAGGACTTCAGAAGTTTGCATCCAGTAGTATATTTGTATTACATAGCTTTAACTCAGGCTCTGTAAGACTTTTAGCCATAGCCAGTATGTTTATACGGGGGAAGTCCAGTTATCCATGACTACAATGCACAGCAAAGCAAAGGATTAAGCCCCCATCGCTACTACCGAATCACCCCCCTCTTAGGCTTCGCAGAACAACAACAGGAAGCTTAGGCTTTGAAAGACCCCTAGTGGCAGTAGGAGAAGATTCTCCCACTGCCTGCAAACTTAAATGATCTCTCAATCTAGATCACTACCACTGGTGTAGCGGCAGCAATGTTGTAACCACTCAGTTGAATGATCGCATCACTAGCGGCTTGGAAACCAGCCACTCCATTATTGAGAGCGATAAAAGTACCACTTTGTCCTGTCACTTTAAAGGCCGCCGCCGTGTTAGCAGCAAATTTAGTGGCGGTTAAGACGGCTTGAATAGCGGCTTCGCTTAAATTCGAAGCTGTGTCTTTCGATGCGGTCAAAGTGATGGGCGCAATAGACCCAGGGGCATTAATGCGATCAAGACTAGCACCTGTGCCACTGTAGCCTTGAATAACATCAAAGCCACTGAGCAGCGACTCACCGAGGGAATTGTAGGTCAAAGTATCCAATCCAGTGCTTCCCGTCAGGGTATCTTTGCCAAGACCGCCTGTCAGGTTATCATTACCCGCTCCACCATCGAGGGTGTCATTACCCGCTCCACCGCTGAGGGTGTCATTACCTCCCACTCCAGCCAGGGCATCGGCAAAGCCTGTCCCGACCAAGTTGTCATTGCCCGAGTTACCATCATTATCAAGAATGGTGGCCGTAGCAGTGTCGGGTCCACTGATAGTGTAGCCGGCGGGGGCGGTAATTTTGGTGATGATCGTTTCACTGGGATCACTCAAGAGGTCATCTTTGGTGGGCAGAGTGATGGTAGCAGTGGGGGAACCTGCCAAAAAGGTGACGGTGTTAGGAGTAGTGCCTGTGTAGTCCACACCTGGAGTGGCTGTACCAGCCAGGGTGTAGTTGACGGTTAAGGCACTGGAGAGGTCGCCAGTGCGGGTGAGGGTAAAGACACTGCTCACGGAACCGGCTTCCTTACCATCGGTGGTTTTGGCGATCGAGATTGATTTTGTCGGTGCTGCCGTGCCAATCGTCAGTGACCAACCACCGGCAATTGAACCAACATCAACGAATTGAAAATCATCAAAGGCGTACAAACTCCAGGTGCCATTGCCACTGGTATTGTTGAAAACAGATAAGTCTGCGTTATAAGGACCACCAGGGGCTGGGGAATCAAACAAGTCACCATCACCACCATCAATGTCGTTAGGTTTATAAGAACCACTTGTACCCACATTGGAGTCATCAATCAGTGTTGTCGCGCTAGTGTCAAAAGTTAAGTTGACCCCACTAACTGATAAAGCTTCTCCAATGTCAGACATTAGGATTGATTTGGCTCCAGTAGGTCCGACTAAAAGGAGATCTACATCTCCGATCCATGTATGACTAACATCATTAATGGTAACTTTTAAGTTATTAATGTTGCCACTCAACCCAGATACGCTGATGGTAGAAGGATAAGGATTTGTTCCTCCACTAGATTCATCGTCAATTGAAATCGGGTTGGGGTTACTGAAGATATTGCCACCACCACCATCATTATCCACAATCGTCGCCGTGGCGGTGTCGGAACCACTGATAGTGTAGCCCGTGGGAGCAGTAATTTTTGTGATGATCGTTTCACTGGGATCTACCACACTATCATCTATGGTGGGCAGAGTGATGGTAGCAGTGGGGGAAAGTGCCGCAAAGGTGACGGTGTTAGGAGTAGTGCCTGTATAGTCAACACCTGGAGTCGCTGTCCCCGCTAGGGTGTAGTTGACGGTTAAGGCACTGGAGAGGTCGCCAGTGCGGGTGAGGGTAAAGACACTGCTCACGGAACCGGCTTCCTTACCATCGGTGGTTTTGGCGATCGAGATTGTTTTCGTCGATCCGCCCCCCGTACCAATATTCAGTGACCAACCACCGGCAATAGTTCCCGAGTCCCCTCCCGCGTCATCCACAACGTAGAGGCTCCAGGTTCCATTGGGGTTGATGCCGTTAAAGACCGAGAAGTCCGTACCGTAGGGGCCACCGGGAGCGGGCGCGTTAAAGAAATCACCGGTTTCAAAGTCTGTGGCCTTATAACTGCCACTGGTAATTAGCCCTGAATCAGGCAAGGAGGAGGTGGCCGTCGGATCAAAGGTGAGAGTGACATTATTGACACCACTTGAGCCACCCACATCGGACATTAATAAGGCTTTGGTTCCCGTCGGACCGACCAGTAATACATCAATATCATCGGGCCAAGTATGGCTCAGGTTTGTCAGCGTTACTTTCAGGCTATTAATATTACCGCTCAAGCCTGAAACATTAATAGTGGAAGGATAGGGGGTACTGGAACCACTATCAGGAATAGTAATCGGGTTGGGGTTACTAAAAATCGGTAGGGTTTCTTCGGAAATAATCGTTCCTGTGGCTGTTCCTGGTGAACCGCCAATATAACCGGTTCCACTATTAACCGTGAGAGCCACTGTTTCGTTAGCGATTTCGGCAATAGTGTCAGCAATCGGATCAACCACGACCGTTGCCGTTGTCGCACCAGCAGCAAAATTGACGGTTCCCAATTTCGTCGTCGGGTTGAAGGTGACACCACTACCTGTTAATACGTTGTAATCGGCTGGGTCACTTCCCACTGGGGCGGCGTTGGCTATGCCACTCGCCCCGAAGTTAACGGTCAGGGGAGAACTCAGGTTTAAGTTAGTGCGAGTAAAGGTGTAAACTAAGTTAGTCGTCCCGTCTTCCTGCACACTGGCCGGGCTGACACTGACGGTTACGGAAGGTAAGTTAGCCCCCGCCAAGGCGTTAAACACATTGAGCCGCTTACCAGAAACCGTTTTCCCGGCAAGGGATGCCAGGGGGTCGCCCGTGTTCATTAAGGCGTTTTTCACCTGTTGGGCTGTCCAGGTAGGATTTTGTGACCACAACAAAGCCGCCGCCCCTGCCACATGGGGACTGGCCATGGATGTCCCTGAAAGGGTCGCGTATCCACCACCAGGAGCTAGACTGTAAATGTCTGAACCAGGCGCACCCAAATCTACGCTGGTTAAGCCATAGTTAGAAAAAGAAGAGAGAGCATCGGTGCGGGTGGTGGAAGCAACACTAACAATGTTGTCAAGGTTGTAGGCAGCGGGATACATGGGATTGATATCTGCGTTAGCCGAACTATTACCAGCCGCCGCAATAAATAAAGCTCCCGCCTGACCCGCCGCGTTAATCGCATCGTAGAGCGCTTGACTATAGCCTCCACCTCCCCAGGAATTATTGGTGAGCTTAACTCCTTTGGCCGTCGCATAGTTAATTGCCTTAATGGCATTGGAGAGAGTGCCTGATCCCGTATCATCAAGGAACTTCAGGGGCATGATTTTGGCATTCCAAGCCACCCCTGTCACACCGACCCCATTATTTCCTTTTCCCGCAATAGTTCCCGAAACATGGGTTCCGTGACCATCAACATCACTGGGGTTATTGTCGTTGTAGGCAAAGTCCCAACCGCGAATGTCATCAACGTAGCCATTGCCATCGTTGTCAATGCCGTCGTTGGCAATTTCCCCTGGGTTTGTCCAGATGTTGCCAGCCAAATCGGGATGATTGTAGTCAACCCCCGTATCAATAACCCCAATCACTAAATTAGGATTGCCGGTTTGAATATCCCAAGCTTCAGGGGCATCAATATCCGCATCGGGAGTACCGCCACTTTGTCCGGTGTTATGCAATCCCCAAAGTTGATTAAAACTGGGGTCATTGGGGAATGTCGCCTTCGGAGTAATTGTGCCTTTTGTCAGTATATAGTCGGGTTCAATGTATTCAAAAATCGGATTGGAGCGATATTGTTTCAGAATCTTCTCCACAGAGAGCGACCCCGATAACTTCCAAATCTCTGCCCCCGTTAGTTTAATCGTCTGGGTGCTGACAGCACCAAAGAGGGACTTAAACTGAGCAACTTGGGTGCTGGCGATCCCCTGCTTAAACTTGAGAATCAGTTGATTGGGAGCATGGGGGGCAAGGGTGCTAGTTGCTGCCGGTTCTAGCTCTGAGGTGACGGGGTCGGCAGTGGGTACAGAGGCAAGACTCGACGCTGGACTGTTGGAATAACCAGAAGAGTCAATACTGGGAGAAGCGGGAAAGTCCACTTGACCCGTAGCAGCAGGGGAGACTGGAACCGTAGGAGCCTCCGAGGAGACTGTAGATGGGGAGGGGTTAGAGTTCAGGACTGCTAAGGGAGAAATTTCCCTCGATACAGTTAAATCGTCGGAACCTGTTAAATCAAAGGTGATTTGGGAGGCTCCGTCAAAACTCAAAGAATCTGCTAGAGATGACATATCTGTACTAGATAAATTGGAACTTACTTGTGTTGTCTTCATCAACACCAACACCCCATTTTCCGAAAATTAATCGGTCAATTACTTGGGGGTGTTGGATTGTTTCTGTTTATGGTTAGGGAAAAGAACTAGCCCAACTTTTCTGCCTTAGGCTTAAATTTATTGTACACCTGTTATAGACCTGTAATCCTAAATCTGGCAGGGTAAGCGCATCTTAACAATTCTTGACAAAATCAACTTTATGTGATTTGCTTACCCAGAGAGCGATTCAGGCATATTTGAGGAGAATTGGCCATCTCAATTGTTGAGCAAAAATCGACCAAATGTGAATATTTCGTAACTATTCTGATTGACTGGTATCACTTGAAATGCCCACACAGCAAGCGGTTCACAAAATTGGCTAATTGTCAATAGCGTTTGAGATGCTCTCACCCTGCTAAATCCGGTTATTAAAAACCGATTATTTATTAAGTACCTAGGCAAAATTATTTACACATGACGATCATTGCCCCGTAAGGGTTTTAGCTCGATCGGGCAGGTAATTAATTTTGCATGACTACTTACCTCTTTTCCCTTTTGCCTCTTGCATGAGTGCCTCATCTCAACAAGCAATTTAAATGCGCGGGCAGCTTACCTTTCGAGAAAAAATTTTTTTGTACAGGGAGTCCTTAAAATAGAAAAGGGAACACACAACCAAATTGCTGGTATTTTTCCTCTGGGCATGGTGGCGCAGTTTATAGAATTTAGCTGGAATTTATGAATCATTTTCTGCATTCTTTCACTGTTTTTCCTGATTCTGCCCGAAAATCTCGCTCTTACTCCCTGGGTAAACTGCGAAGACCCTTAATCTTCCTGTTTACCGTCGGTTGTCTGACTAGCGTGGTCGGTTATCGTTTCTATAATCAGCCGAAATTGGCCGTCGGGACTATTTCCCCCGTCACGATTATCGCCCCCGAAGATGCCCGTTTTCATCTTGACTAAGAATTTGCTGATGAGGACAAAACATGAGCAAAAATGATCCATTTTTTGAGATTTTAACCCCTCTTAATTGTACGATCTGCGTCACTGTTACCTATTGGGAAATTATCACCCAGATAAAACATCCTATAATGAAAGGACAAGAAAAATTAGTCCAAGAAACCCTTAGCCAACCTGATGAAATTCGACGTAGCCGCAGTGACCCTAATGTTTATCTTTTTTATAAACTTCAACGACCAAAACGTTGGCTCTGTGCCATTATCCGAAAACTCAATGGTGATGGTTTCCTAATTACCACTTATCCCACCGATGCAATTAAAGAAGGGGAAATTTTATGGCAGAAGTAAACGTTTATTATGATCCGATGGGCAATACCTTAACTGTGTGGTTTGGCGATCGCTCTTCAGAATATCTCTGCGAAGAAACCGGCGACGAAGTTATTTTAATGAAAAATCAAAAAGGCGAAGTTATTGGTTTTGAAAAACTTAACTATAGGATTTCTGAGAACAGGAATCTGAAAATTTCCCTAGAAACCGCCATCCCTCTTTAAACAATAAAAGCGAAAAATAACACTTAAGTAGCTGGGTTATAATTAAATTAAAAATGGATTTTAGGTTCGATCCCCCTGCCCCCCTTGATAAGGGGGTGTCGATCCCCCCTGCCCCCCTTGATAAGGGGGGTGTCCATGAGTAGAAAACGGGTTTCTCGGAGAAACCCGTTTTCTGTGCTGAAAAAGTACGGGCGAAGCATTCGGATAGAAAATCTACGGTTTCAGCAATAGGTTATTGCCCGAATGCTTCGCCCCTACAGGATGCGGGCCGATGAAGACGCAGGGATAGGTTATACTGAATCCGGTTATTAAAAACCGATTATTTATTGTCTCTTTTCCCTTTTGCCTCTTGCATGAGTGCCTTATCTCAACAAGCAATTTAAATGCGCGGGCAGCTTAGCTTACCTTTCGAGAAAAAATTTTTTTGCACAGGGAGTCCTTACAATAGAAAAGGGAACACACAACCAAATTGCTGGTATTTTTCCTCTGGGCATGGTGGCGCAGTTTATAGAATTTAGCTGGAATTTATGAATCATTTTCTGCATTCTTTCACTGTTTTTCCTGATTCTGCCCGAAAATCTCGCTCTTACTCCCTCGGTAAACTGCGACGACCGTTAATCTTCCTGTTTACCGTCGGTTGTCTGACTAGCGTGGTCGGTTATCGTTTCTATAATCAGCCGAAATTGGCCGTCGGGACTATTTCCCCCGTCACGATTATCGCCCCCGAAGATGCCCGTTTTCAAGACCAAGAAACCACCGCCCTCAAACGCCAAAAAATTCGGGCTGGACTGCTTCCCCGGCTGAAAAGAGACCCCCAAACCACCGACCAGATCGAGCGATCGCTGCGAGACACTTTAGGGCAATTAAGTCAAATTAGCCCAATTCTGCGAAAAAATTCCATTTTAATGGGCAGGAATATTTCTAACGCCACAATGGAAACGCTGCTCACCTTTTCTGCCGCTCAATGGTCAACTCTACAAAGCCGCCTCAACTATGAAGAATCTTTTACAAAACCCTTGACAAAAGAACAGGAATATGCTGTTAGCGAAATCCAAGCCTATCGTCAGCGCGTGGCCAAGGGTAACTTTGAGCAATTTATCGATCGATTAGGGCAATTACGGCAAATAAAGGAGCAAACCAGCCAAAATTATCAGCATTCCAGCTTAAATAAACTCAAATACGCCGATCTGATCACAGTGGCCCAAATGGGCGATCGAGAGTGGCCAAACCTAGAAACAGCCATCCTGCAAGCGAGTCGCCGGATTTTGGTACAAGGCATTCCCCAGGGATTTCCACCAGTCACCTACAGGATACCATCGCCGTGCAGATTAGCAGCGATCGCCTAACCAGTCGCCAGCAGTCTTTAGCCGAAAATATCCTTCTAGCGGCCCTGGAGGGACAAGCGAACCTGATAGAAGATCGGGAGGCAACCAAAGAACAAGCCACTAAAGCGGTGGAAGCGG contains the following coding sequences:
- the pruA gene encoding L-glutamate gamma-semialdehyde dehydrogenase codes for the protein MVIQIDSTQNYETKTQEIARQLLAETREKKGLWSALQDQMRWDDKLLDWAMSNPNLRVQLFRFIDCLPALRSNAEIANHLQQYLGDASVELPSALKSILNFSDPNSLPAQTAASVISKSVETLARKYIAGEDLGQITRTVTRLRKEKMAFTIDLLGEAVITEAETQVYLQSYLDLMTHLAQEATKWNKVSQIDEADGDLLPQVQVSVKLTAFYSQFDPMDPIGSKEKVCDRIRLLLRRAQELGVAVHFDMEQYVYKNLTLAILKELLLEEEFRSRTDIGITLQAYLRDSAQDLQDLINWAKKRGYPLTVRLVKGAYWDQETIKSRQNHWPQPVYNEKSATDANYERMTRLLLENHQYLYAAIGSHNVRSQALACAIAESLEIPRRRFEMQVLYGMGDQLAKALVKRGHRVRVYSPYGQLLPGMAYLIRRLLENTANSSFLRQNLEDRPVEDLIAAPRVLGNDNPIILGFPNAPDTDYANEQLRNKASQALTFVKNSLGKTYLPLINGEYVATNVQINSVNPCNPQEIVGKVGLIEVEQAEKAIIAAKQAFPAWKRTPVAKRAEILRKAADLMEARRHELSAWICLEVGKVIQQADPEVSEAIDFCRYYASEMERLDLGHNFDVAGENNRYSYQPRGIALVISPWNFPLAIAVGMTVAALVAGNCTLLKPAETSSVITAKFAEILLEAGIPAGVFQYIPGKGSQVGAHLVSHPDVHLIAFTGSREVGCRIYTDASIVQKGQKHLKRVIAEMGGKNALIVDESADLDQAVVGAVKSAFGYTGQKCSACSRIIVLESVYDSFVDRFVEATGSLNIGPTDLPSTEVGPVIDEKAQARIREYIETGKKEAELALEMPIPEVGYFVSPTVFKNVPPDAVIAMEEIFGPVVAIIKVSNFEQALAVANGTDYALTGGLYSRTPAHINRAMQEFEVGNLYINRGITGAIVSRQPFGGFKMSGVGSKAGGPDYLLQFLEPRHISENIQRQGFAPIEGAD
- a CDS encoding NAD(P)H-quinone oxidoreductase subunit H yields the protein MAKIETRTEPMVLNMGPHHPSMHGVLRLIVTLDGEDVIDCEPVIGYLHRGMEKIAENRTNVMYVPYVSRWDYAAGMFNEAITVNAPEKLADIAVPKRAQYIRVIMLELNRIANHLLWLGPFMADVGAQTPFFYIFREREMIYDLWEAATGMRLINNNYFRIGGVAVDLPYGWVDKCVDFCDYFEPKVDEYEKLITNNPIFRRRIEGIGCITRDEAINWGLSGPMLRASGVKWDLRKVDHYECYDDFDWEVHWETAGDCFARYLVRIREMRESVKIIRQALKGLPGGPYENLEAKRMAEGKKSAWNDFDYQYIAKKVAPTFKIPKGEHYVRLESGKGELGIFIVGNDDVFPWRWKIRAADFNNLQILPHILKGVKVADIMAILGSIDIIMGSVDR
- a CDS encoding S8 family serine peptidase — its product is MKTTQVSSNLSSTDMSSLADSLSFDGASQITFDLTGSDDLTVSREISPLAVLNSNPSPSTVSSEAPTVPVSPAATGQVDFPASPSIDSSGYSNSPASSLASVPTADPVTSELEPAATSTLAPHAPNQLILKFKQGIASTQVAQFKSLFGAVSTQTIKLTGAEIWKLSGSLSVEKILKQYRSNPIFEYIEPDYILTKGTITPKATFPNDPSFNQLWGLHNTGQSGGTPDADIDAPEAWDIQTGNPNLVIGVIDTGVDYNHPDLAGNIWTNPGEIANDGIDNDGNGYVDDIRGWDFAYNDNNPSDVDGHGTHVSGTIAGKGNNGVGVTGVAWNAKIMPLKFLDDTGSGTLSNAIKAINYATAKGVKLTNNSWGGGGYSQALYDAINAAGQAGALFIAAAGNSSANADINPMYPAAYNLDNIVSVASTTRTDALSSFSNYGLTSVDLGAPGSDIYSLAPGGGYATLSGTSMASPHVAGAAALLWSQNPTWTAQQVKNALMNTGDPLASLAGKTVSGKRLNVFNALAGANLPSVTVSVSPASVQEDGTTNLVYTFTRTNLNLSSPLTVNFGASGIANAAPVGSDPADYNVLTGSGVTFNPTTKLGTVNFAAGATTATVVVDPIADTIAEIANETVALTVNSGTGYIGGSPGTATGTIISEETLPIFSNPNPITIPDSGSSTPYPSTINVSGLSGNINSLKVTLTNLSHTWPDDIDVLLVGPTGTKALLMSDVGGSSGVNNVTLTFDPTATSSLPDSGLITSGSYKATDFETGDFFNAPAPGGPYGTDFSVFNGINPNGTWSLYVVDDAGGDSGTIAGGWSLNIGTGGGSTKTISIAKTTDGKEAGSVSSVFTLTRTGDLSSALTVNYTLAGTATPGVDYTGTTPNTVTFAALSPTATITLPTIDDSVVDPSETIITKITAPTGYTISGSDTATATIVDNDGGGGNIFSNPNPISIDDESSGGTNPYPSTISVSGLSGNINNLKVTINDVSHTWIGDVDLLLVGPTGAKSILMSDIGEALSVSGVNLTFDTSATTLIDDSNVGTSGSYKPNDIDGGDGDLFDSPAPGGPYNADLSVFNNTSGNGTWSLYAFDDFQFVDVGSIAGGWSLTIGTAAPTKSISIAKTTDGKEAGSVSSVFTLTRTGDLSSALTVNYTLAGTATPGVDYTGTTPNTVTFLAGSPTATITLPTKDDLLSDPSETIITKITAPAGYTISGPDTATATILDNDGNSGNDNLVGTGFADALAGVGGNDTLSGGAGNDTLDGGAGNDNLTGGLGKDTLTGSTGLDTLTYNSLGESLLSGFDVIQGYSGTGASLDRINAPGSIAPITLTASKDTASNLSEAAIQAVLTATKFAANTAAAFKVTGQSGTFIALNNGVAGFQAASDAIIQLSGYNIAAATPVVVI
- a CDS encoding DUF2283 domain-containing protein translates to MAEVNVYYDPMGNTLTVWFGDRSSEYLCEETGDEVILMKNQKGEVIGFEKLNYRISENRNLKISLETAIPL